Proteins encoded by one window of Maliibacterium massiliense:
- the rsmI gene encoding 16S rRNA (cytidine(1402)-2'-O)-methyltransferase — MAQNGGQLALCATPIGNMGDITLRALEALRACDVVAAEDTRQTVKLLNHYGIKKPLFAYHEHNKKGAGQALLAMLAQGKYVVLVSDAGMPGISDPGSDLVRAAAQEGHAVTLLPGACAALTALVLSGLDTSRFAFEGFLPVKGKERAAMLDVLRGERRTVILYEAPHKLLRTLQDLYAALGDRPIALARELTKLHEEVLRTRLGEAVAYYSVHAPRGEYVLVLEGASELAQDVQSDLESVVRGLLAQGLGTKGAAKEAARLLSIPTSEAYQMALRCKEN; from the coding sequence ATGGCGCAGAACGGGGGACAGCTGGCGTTATGCGCCACGCCCATCGGCAATATGGGGGATATCACGCTGCGCGCGCTGGAAGCGCTGCGTGCCTGCGACGTGGTCGCGGCGGAGGACACCCGCCAGACGGTCAAGCTGCTGAACCACTACGGCATTAAAAAGCCGCTCTTTGCCTACCATGAGCACAACAAAAAGGGCGCCGGCCAGGCGCTGCTTGCCATGCTTGCCCAGGGGAAGTATGTGGTGTTAGTATCGGATGCGGGCATGCCAGGGATATCCGACCCAGGCAGCGATCTGGTGCGCGCGGCGGCGCAGGAGGGCCACGCGGTGACGCTGCTGCCCGGGGCCTGCGCGGCGCTGACGGCGCTAGTGCTCTCCGGTCTGGATACCTCGCGCTTTGCCTTTGAGGGTTTTCTCCCCGTCAAGGGCAAGGAGCGCGCGGCGATGCTGGACGTGCTGCGGGGGGAACGGCGCACCGTCATTCTCTATGAAGCACCGCATAAGCTGCTGCGCACGCTGCAGGACCTCTACGCCGCGCTGGGGGATCGACCCATTGCCCTTGCGCGGGAGCTGACCAAGCTGCACGAGGAGGTGCTGCGCACGCGTTTGGGCGAGGCGGTGGCGTACTACAGCGTGCACGCGCCGCGCGGCGAGTACGTGCTGGTGCTGGAGGGTGCATCGGAGCTGGCGCAGGACGTGCAGAGCGATTTAGAGAGCGTGGTGCGGGGGCTGCTTGCGCAGGGACTGGGCACCAAGGGCGCGGCCAAAGAGGCGGCGCGTCTGCTCTCTATCCCCACATCGGAGGCCTACCAGATGGCGCTGCGCTGTAAAGAGAACTGA
- a CDS encoding peptidoglycan-binding protein, translated as MNQMRYGLRVSDQVIRHKRARQYAGAYRQAGVKSPVAMRAAALSVMSVCAVGAAVVMQQPVQAAAGETLVYAGDQGAHIVTLQQKLHDAGYFNYSEFTGYFGQTTQNALAAFQRDNNLVDNGLVDYATAQKLLGSEADQFVNTVEAMRQMEAAQGRTVENASARKYDASTLMMGDVGNNVMAAQTRLRELGFYTESETTGYFGSATQNAVKEFQRANGLEVTGVVDVDAMQDLLADSAIDKDAYEARLAEEERLRQEAEAKARAEAEARAKAEAEAKAKAEAEAKAKAEAEAKAKAEQEAAAVQQAAQQAANSVLQIGMESAEVAQVQQRLKELGYFTHSTISNYYGSITAQAVKTFQRANGLTANGIVNATTKAKLFSNNVVTAAQYNASQAQSNNNNSNNSGNAAVNPPNSATAANVINIARSKLGCAYSWGASGPNAFDCSGLTSYVFRQVGISLPRTSRAQSQVGARLSKAQLQPGDLVFFDYGGGISHVGIYIGGNQYIHASDYGIGVITSTLGSGFAWGCRVL; from the coding sequence ATGAATCAGATGAGATATGGACTGCGCGTTTCGGATCAGGTGATCCGTCATAAGCGGGCGCGTCAGTATGCCGGAGCCTATCGCCAAGCTGGCGTCAAAAGTCCTGTGGCGATGCGCGCCGCGGCGTTATCGGTTATGTCCGTCTGCGCAGTAGGCGCGGCGGTGGTCATGCAGCAGCCGGTGCAGGCTGCAGCGGGCGAAACGCTTGTTTATGCGGGCGATCAGGGCGCCCATATCGTAACCCTTCAGCAAAAGCTGCACGATGCGGGCTACTTCAATTATTCGGAGTTTACCGGGTATTTCGGCCAGACTACGCAGAATGCGCTGGCGGCCTTCCAGCGGGATAACAACCTGGTGGACAACGGCCTGGTGGATTACGCAACGGCACAAAAGCTGCTGGGAAGCGAAGCGGATCAGTTTGTGAACACTGTGGAGGCCATGCGCCAGATGGAAGCTGCGCAGGGCCGCACTGTGGAAAATGCATCGGCACGCAAGTACGATGCTTCCACCCTGATGATGGGTGATGTGGGCAACAATGTCATGGCGGCGCAGACGCGCCTTCGTGAGCTGGGCTTTTACACCGAATCGGAGACGACTGGTTACTTCGGCAGCGCGACGCAGAACGCCGTCAAGGAGTTCCAGCGCGCCAACGGCCTGGAAGTGACGGGCGTGGTGGATGTGGACGCGATGCAGGACCTACTGGCCGATAGCGCCATCGACAAGGACGCGTACGAGGCGCGCCTTGCCGAGGAGGAGCGCCTGCGCCAGGAGGCGGAGGCGAAAGCCCGCGCAGAGGCAGAGGCCAGGGCAAAAGCGGAGGCAGAGGCCAAAGCCAAGGCCGAGGCGGAAGCCAAGGCGAAAGCGGAGGCGGAGGCCAAGGCAAAGGCCGAGCAGGAAGCCGCAGCAGTCCAGCAGGCTGCGCAGCAGGCCGCCAATAGCGTACTGCAGATTGGCATGGAGAGCGCGGAGGTTGCGCAGGTACAGCAGCGGCTCAAAGAGCTGGGTTACTTCACCCACAGCACGATCTCGAATTATTACGGCTCCATTACGGCGCAGGCTGTCAAAACCTTCCAGCGCGCCAACGGACTCACCGCCAACGGCATCGTCAATGCCACCACCAAAGCCAAACTGTTCTCAAACAACGTGGTGACGGCGGCCCAGTACAATGCGAGCCAGGCGCAGTCCAACAATAATAACAGCAACAACAGCGGCAACGCCGCTGTGAACCCGCCCAACAGCGCAACGGCTGCAAATGTCATCAACATTGCCAGGAGCAAGCTGGGTTGCGCGTACTCGTGGGGCGCGAGCGGTCCCAATGCATTTGATTGCAGCGGTCTTACCTCCTATGTTTTCCGTCAGGTAGGTATCAGCCTGCCGCGCACGTCCAGAGCGCAATCGCAGGTGGGCGCCAGGCTCAGCAAAGCACAGCTGCAGCCGGGCGATCTGGTATTCTTTGACTACGGCGGCGGCATTAGCCACGTGGGTATCTACATTGGCGGAAACCAGTACATTCATGCATCAGACTACGGCATCGGTGTTATCACCAGCACGCTGGGCAGTGGCTTTGCGTGGGGTTGCCGGGTACTGTAA
- a CDS encoding DUF4214 domain-containing protein, whose amino-acid sequence MYCMRFRKAKHRAKCQWFKNSTEIIFGYDRPIRRTLRRTMMAVLALGVICASMLPWMPTANASVDDGTVRVLLAGISAVDRNGNATAYAQYGLPQSVGFTANGSYQIEMNGTLQSQMKFSSGASFTVQNNAGQLVLTNGSGQTFHLGSHAVLRQVGSATDTVQINLKIGNNYYRYHGDMYLYTQNGGVCVINYVYMEQYLAGVLPFEMSNGFPLEALKAQAVAARSYAMRAMVENARGVYDLVNTTQSQVYRGVVSNADRCLQAIDETRGQVLMQGNSYVYTCYSASNGGYTEKVENSGAGSTGHPYSMIKYDEADEYASLNSSSYHVELTFPKTVDGNTLRSSGDMGVRLLREKLTSMGVNLSQVTKLTTDGVILQEPRQNHTQPVYTGAKVGVTLYQSSGATTGYELIFAPYQASAGGTKFPFITQYLLPSDPMKFRLLNVFVTADGSFRMVAMRHGHGSGMSQIGAKRRAETGQNYQDILKFYYNVGNNSVTLVTKTWSGPAVAVPVLATGTVTATNLNVRAEPSTAAQSYGTIAQGSSVSIVGGENGWYRIRYGSGYGWVSADYVTMSLTPKASFVARLYKNVLNREGSLTEIGWWVSDLDNGKVQGGTMTQGFVMSDEFKRRNVDNDTYVQILYRTCLNRTGSTEEIRQWASKLDGGMTRNAILLGIVNSQEFARFCQDSGIDRGWLSSNDPAEQYIDLATFVVGFYQNVLGRPADPVGLTDWVKRLSSQGASGADIACGFFESREFLKKNASNEAYVTTLYRAMLEREPDPVGMADWTNRLRTQSRRQVLSGFVYSNEFQKKCERFGIRRGNL is encoded by the coding sequence ATGTACTGTATGCGTTTTAGGAAGGCAAAACATCGGGCTAAATGCCAATGGTTTAAAAATAGTACGGAGATAATCTTCGGTTATGACCGCCCGATACGGCGCACATTGCGCAGAACAATGATGGCGGTGTTGGCGCTGGGTGTGATTTGCGCCAGTATGCTGCCATGGATGCCCACAGCCAACGCTTCCGTTGATGATGGCACCGTGCGCGTGCTGCTGGCGGGTATCTCTGCTGTCGACAGAAATGGGAATGCGACTGCATATGCACAGTATGGCCTGCCGCAGTCCGTTGGCTTTACGGCGAACGGTTCCTATCAGATTGAGATGAATGGCACGCTGCAAAGCCAGATGAAGTTTTCCAGCGGTGCATCGTTTACAGTGCAGAATAATGCCGGACAGCTTGTGCTCACCAATGGCAGCGGACAAACCTTCCATTTAGGAAGCCATGCGGTCCTGCGTCAGGTGGGTTCGGCAACCGATACGGTGCAGATCAATCTCAAGATCGGCAACAACTATTACCGCTACCATGGCGATATGTATCTTTACACCCAGAATGGTGGCGTATGTGTCATCAACTATGTGTATATGGAGCAGTATCTGGCGGGCGTGCTTCCATTCGAAATGAGCAATGGCTTTCCTCTGGAGGCTTTAAAGGCCCAGGCGGTGGCTGCGCGAAGCTACGCGATGCGCGCCATGGTGGAAAACGCGCGGGGCGTGTATGATTTGGTTAACACCACACAATCCCAAGTGTATCGCGGCGTGGTATCTAACGCAGATCGTTGTCTGCAAGCAATTGATGAGACGCGTGGGCAGGTGCTCATGCAGGGGAACAGCTATGTTTATACATGCTACAGCGCGTCCAACGGCGGTTACACTGAAAAGGTTGAAAACTCTGGTGCGGGTTCAACGGGGCATCCATACTCCATGATTAAATACGATGAGGCTGATGAATATGCAAGCCTTAATTCCAGCAGCTATCATGTCGAGTTGACTTTTCCGAAAACAGTGGATGGAAATACCTTACGCTCCAGTGGGGATATGGGTGTACGACTATTGCGTGAAAAACTCACCTCCATGGGCGTAAACCTTTCGCAGGTTACCAAACTGACGACCGATGGCGTCATACTGCAGGAGCCGCGCCAGAACCATACGCAGCCGGTGTACACAGGTGCTAAGGTAGGTGTCACGCTCTATCAGAGCAGCGGCGCTACTACCGGCTATGAGCTGATCTTTGCGCCTTACCAGGCGTCGGCAGGTGGGACGAAGTTCCCTTTTATTACGCAGTATTTACTGCCAAGCGATCCCATGAAGTTTCGTTTACTCAATGTGTTTGTGACGGCAGATGGCAGCTTCCGCATGGTTGCGATGCGTCACGGCCATGGCAGCGGCATGAGCCAGATTGGTGCGAAGCGGCGTGCGGAGACGGGACAGAACTATCAGGACATTCTTAAATTCTACTACAATGTAGGTAATAACAGTGTTACATTGGTCACAAAAACATGGTCAGGTCCTGCTGTGGCGGTTCCTGTACTGGCCACTGGCACAGTGACAGCGACGAACTTAAATGTGCGCGCGGAACCTTCTACAGCGGCCCAAAGCTATGGAACAATTGCACAGGGTTCGTCGGTCAGCATTGTCGGTGGAGAAAATGGCTGGTATCGTATTCGCTATGGAAGCGGCTATGGCTGGGTGAGTGCTGATTATGTTACGATGTCACTGACACCAAAGGCTTCGTTTGTAGCGCGCCTGTACAAAAATGTGCTGAACCGGGAGGGGTCTCTTACGGAGATCGGTTGGTGGGTCAGCGATCTGGATAACGGTAAGGTACAGGGTGGTACCATGACGCAAGGCTTCGTCATGAGCGATGAATTCAAACGTAGAAATGTGGACAATGATACGTATGTGCAAATTCTGTATCGCACATGCCTCAACCGTACCGGTAGTACGGAAGAGATTCGCCAGTGGGCAAGCAAGCTTGATGGCGGCATGACGCGTAACGCCATCCTTTTGGGCATTGTCAACTCCCAAGAATTTGCGCGTTTCTGTCAGGATAGCGGCATTGACCGCGGTTGGCTAAGCAGCAATGATCCGGCAGAACAGTACATTGATTTGGCTACGTTCGTCGTCGGCTTTTACCAGAATGTATTAGGGCGTCCCGCAGATCCCGTCGGTTTGACCGATTGGGTCAAACGGCTCTCCAGTCAAGGCGCTTCTGGTGCGGACATTGCCTGTGGATTCTTCGAAAGCAGAGAGTTTTTGAAAAAAAACGCCAGTAACGAGGCATACGTCACGACGCTGTACCGCGCGATGCTCGAGCGTGAACCTGACCCGGTTGGCATGGCGGACTGGACAAACCGCCTGCGCACGCAGTCCCGCAGGCAGGTGCTCTCTGGGTTTGTCTACTCCAATGAGTTCCAGAAGAAATGTGAGCGCTTCGGCATCCGACGTGGCAATTTGTAA
- a CDS encoding 4Fe-4S binding protein: MAYKISDECISCGACESECPVNAISQGDDHYQIDAETCIECGACADVCPVSAPAAE, from the coding sequence ATGGCCTATAAGATTTCTGATGAATGCATCAGCTGTGGTGCTTGCGAGAGCGAATGCCCGGTCAACGCGATCTCTCAGGGAGACGATCATTATCAGATCGACGCAGAAACCTGCATTGAATGTGGCGCCTGCGCTGATGTCTGCCCCGTGAGTGCGCCTGCAGCGGAATAA